The Argentina anserina chromosome 3, drPotAnse1.1, whole genome shotgun sequence genome includes a region encoding these proteins:
- the LOC126785884 gene encoding protein ENHANCED DISEASE RESISTANCE 2-like isoform X2, with protein sequence MRLSEMGTSQNDQTIEGWLYLIRSNRIGLQYSRKRYFVLQGHLLKSFKSLPVSGNEVFFIFTLYNTSNHNDQLKLGASSPEEAARWIHSFQELALKSGPDLGSNVLECSSSMWKSFRFGGSNRGSRLSSIDWTLCSSSQTDAVTPDVIAPSPWMIFGCQNGLRLFKEAKDRDSHGKWNDHPAIMAVGVVGGTSEALFQTLMSLGPSRSEWDFCFHNGSVVEHLDGHTDIIHKQLYSDWLPWGIKPRDLLLRRYWRREDDGTYVILYHSVIHKKCPSQKGYVRACLKSGGYVISPVNQGKHSVVKHMLAIDWKYWKSYIQTSSSRAMTIKMLGRVAALRELIKAKVGNYSSSEFSSGELRRNFGVHQIEGYGEADALTLTGDGSTNEYISEEVERSPSEHASLVSLNDASDEFFDVPEPPNLDETETDWASGFGSDTYSQDMHHPKLSTAAGFVKRLHGLAVQKRGYVDLQEMVREDGMPGYYGSTLPKYSTCSLACSWTETDPSTFLIRSKSYLEDCKKVKAKGTLMQMVAADWLRSDKREDDLGGRPENIVQKYAAKGGREFFFIVNIQVPGSTTYSLALYYMMSTPVEEAPLLENFIKGDGAYRNSRFKLIPYISKGSWIVKQSVGKKACLIGQALEINYFQGKNYLELGIDIGSSTVARGVVSLVLGYLNNLVIEMAFLIQANTPEELPEYLLGTCRLNHLDASKAILVKP encoded by the exons ATGAGGCTTTCTGAGATGGGCACGTCCCAAAATGACCAAACAATAGAAGGTTGGCTTTATCTCATTCGTTCCAATCGAATTGGACTGCAGTACTCCCGCAAACGCTACTTTGTTCTGCAGGGGCATCTTCTCAAGAGCTTCAAATCACTCCCTGTTTCTGGCAATGAG GTATTCTTCATATTCACACTGTATAATACATCAAATCACAATGATCAACTTAAG TTGGGAGCAAGCAGTCCAGAAGAAGCGGCAAGATGGATTCATTCCTTTCAGGAACTTGCTTTAAAG AGCGGTCCTGATCTTGGGAGTAATGTTTTGGAATGTTCAAGTAGCATGTGGAAGTCCTTTAG ATTCGGTGGCTCTAATAGGGGAAGTCGTCTTAGTTCTATAGATTGGACCCTCTGTTCTTCTTCACAAACTGATGCTGTGACACCCGATGTTATTGCTCCTTCACCTTGGATGATCTTTGGCTGTCAGAATG GTCTACGACTATTTAAAGAAGCAAAAGATAGGGATTCTCATGGGAAG TGGAATGATCATCCTGCCATCATGGCAGTGGGTGTGGTCGGCGGaacttcagaagccttattcCAGACACTTATGTCCCTTGGTCCCTCAAGATCTGA ATGGGACTTCTGTTTCCACAACGGCAGCGTGGTTGAACACCTTGATGGTCACACTGATATCATCCACAAGCAATTATATAGTGATTGGTTGCCATG GGGAATAAAGCCGAGAGATCTATTGTTGCGGCGCTATTGGAGAAGGGAGGATGATGGGACATATG TTATACTCTACCATTCTGTGATTCACAAGAAGTGTCCATCCCAGAAAGGCTACGTCCGTGCCTGCCTTAAAA GTGGCGGATATGTTATATCACCTGTGAACCAAGGGAAACATTCAGTTGTGAAGCACATGCTTGCGATTGATTGGAAGTACTGGAAATCTTATATACAGACTTCTTCATCTCGGGCTATGACCATCAAGATGTTAGGAAGAGTTGCTG CATTACGAGAATTAATCAAAGCAAAAGTGGGAAACTATTCTTCCTCAGAGTTTTCATCTGGAGAGCTAAGGAGAAATTTTGGTGTGCATCAAATTGAAGGGTATGGAGAGGCTGATGCTCTGACACTGACTGGGGATGGGAGTACTAATGAATATATATCAGAAGAAGTGGAAAGATCACCTTCAGAACATGCTAGTCTTGTTAGCTTGAATGACGCGTCTGATGAATTCTTTGATGTGCCTGAGCCTCCAAACCTTGATGAAACAGAAACTGACTGGGCTTCTGGTTTTGGCTCCGACACATATTCACAG GATATGCATCACCCAAAGTTATCAACTGCTGCTGGTTTTGTGAAGCGATTGCATGGCCTTGCGG TTCAGAAGAGGGGCTATGTGGACCTACAAGAGATGGTCAGAGAAGATGGTATGCCAGGCTACTACGGGTCCACACTACCAAAGTATTCAACTTGCTCTTTGGCTTGCAGTTGGACTGAGACAGACCCTTCTACTTTTCTAATCCGCAGCAAAAGTTATCTGGAAGACTGTAAGAAG GTTAAAGCAAAGGGCACTTTGATGCAAATGGTTGCTGCCGATTGGCTAAGATCTGACAAGCGTGAAGATGATCTTGGAGGTCGTCCTGAGAACATTGTGCAG AAATATGCAGCGAAGGGTGGGAGAGAATTCTTCTTCATAGTGAACATTCAG GTTCCAGGTTCCACCACATATAGCTTAGCACTATACTATATGATGAGTACTCCAGTTGAAGAGGCACCCTtgcttgagaattttattaaGGGGGATGGTGCATATAGAAATTCAAGGTTTAAGCTCATACCATACATATCTAAG GGTTCATGGATTGTTAAGCAGAGTGTGGGAAAGAAAGCATGCCTCATTGGTCAAGCACTTGAAATAAATTACTTCCAGGGGAAGAACTACTTGGAG CTTGGTATTGACATTGGATCATCAACGGTTGCAAGGGGTGTGGTTAGTCTTGTCCTTGGTTACCTAAACAATCTTGTGATTGAGATGGCATTTTTGATACAG GCAAATACGCCAGAGGAGCTTCCAGAGTATCTTCTTGGGACCTGCCGGCTTAATCATCTTGATGCTTCTAAGGCCATTTTAGTGAAACCATGA
- the LOC126785884 gene encoding protein ENHANCED DISEASE RESISTANCE 2-like isoform X3 has translation MMDVFFIFTLYNTSNHNDQLKLGASSPEEAARWIHSFQELALKSGPDLGSNVLECSSSMWKSFRFGGSNRGSRLSSIDWTLCSSSQTDAVTPDVIAPSPWMIFGCQNGLRLFKEAKDRDSHGKWNDHPAIMAVGVVGGTSEALFQTLMSLGPSRSEWDFCFHNGSVVEHLDGHTDIIHKQLYSDWLPWGIKPRDLLLRRYWRREDDGTYVILYHSVIHKKCPSQKGYVRACLKSGGYVISPVNQGKHSVVKHMLAIDWKYWKSYIQTSSSRAMTIKMLGRVAALRELIKAKVGNYSSSEFSSGELRRNFGVHQIEGYGEADALTLTGDGSTNEYISEEVERSPSEHASLVSLNDASDEFFDVPEPPNLDETETDWASGFGSDTYSQDMHHPKLSTAAGFVKRLHGLAVQKRGYVDLQEMVREDGMPGYYGSTLPKYSTCSLACSWTETDPSTFLIRSKSYLEDCKKVKAKGTLMQMVAADWLRSDKREDDLGGRPENIVQKYAAKGGREFFFIVNIQVPGSTTYSLALYYMMSTPVEEAPLLENFIKGDGAYRNSRFKLIPYISKGSWIVKQSVGKKACLIGQALEINYFQGKNYLELGIDIGSSTVARGVVSLVLGYLNNLVIEMAFLIQANTPEELPEYLLGTCRLNHLDASKAILVKP, from the exons ATGATGGAT GTATTCTTCATATTCACACTGTATAATACATCAAATCACAATGATCAACTTAAG TTGGGAGCAAGCAGTCCAGAAGAAGCGGCAAGATGGATTCATTCCTTTCAGGAACTTGCTTTAAAG AGCGGTCCTGATCTTGGGAGTAATGTTTTGGAATGTTCAAGTAGCATGTGGAAGTCCTTTAG ATTCGGTGGCTCTAATAGGGGAAGTCGTCTTAGTTCTATAGATTGGACCCTCTGTTCTTCTTCACAAACTGATGCTGTGACACCCGATGTTATTGCTCCTTCACCTTGGATGATCTTTGGCTGTCAGAATG GTCTACGACTATTTAAAGAAGCAAAAGATAGGGATTCTCATGGGAAG TGGAATGATCATCCTGCCATCATGGCAGTGGGTGTGGTCGGCGGaacttcagaagccttattcCAGACACTTATGTCCCTTGGTCCCTCAAGATCTGA ATGGGACTTCTGTTTCCACAACGGCAGCGTGGTTGAACACCTTGATGGTCACACTGATATCATCCACAAGCAATTATATAGTGATTGGTTGCCATG GGGAATAAAGCCGAGAGATCTATTGTTGCGGCGCTATTGGAGAAGGGAGGATGATGGGACATATG TTATACTCTACCATTCTGTGATTCACAAGAAGTGTCCATCCCAGAAAGGCTACGTCCGTGCCTGCCTTAAAA GTGGCGGATATGTTATATCACCTGTGAACCAAGGGAAACATTCAGTTGTGAAGCACATGCTTGCGATTGATTGGAAGTACTGGAAATCTTATATACAGACTTCTTCATCTCGGGCTATGACCATCAAGATGTTAGGAAGAGTTGCTG CATTACGAGAATTAATCAAAGCAAAAGTGGGAAACTATTCTTCCTCAGAGTTTTCATCTGGAGAGCTAAGGAGAAATTTTGGTGTGCATCAAATTGAAGGGTATGGAGAGGCTGATGCTCTGACACTGACTGGGGATGGGAGTACTAATGAATATATATCAGAAGAAGTGGAAAGATCACCTTCAGAACATGCTAGTCTTGTTAGCTTGAATGACGCGTCTGATGAATTCTTTGATGTGCCTGAGCCTCCAAACCTTGATGAAACAGAAACTGACTGGGCTTCTGGTTTTGGCTCCGACACATATTCACAG GATATGCATCACCCAAAGTTATCAACTGCTGCTGGTTTTGTGAAGCGATTGCATGGCCTTGCGG TTCAGAAGAGGGGCTATGTGGACCTACAAGAGATGGTCAGAGAAGATGGTATGCCAGGCTACTACGGGTCCACACTACCAAAGTATTCAACTTGCTCTTTGGCTTGCAGTTGGACTGAGACAGACCCTTCTACTTTTCTAATCCGCAGCAAAAGTTATCTGGAAGACTGTAAGAAG GTTAAAGCAAAGGGCACTTTGATGCAAATGGTTGCTGCCGATTGGCTAAGATCTGACAAGCGTGAAGATGATCTTGGAGGTCGTCCTGAGAACATTGTGCAG AAATATGCAGCGAAGGGTGGGAGAGAATTCTTCTTCATAGTGAACATTCAG GTTCCAGGTTCCACCACATATAGCTTAGCACTATACTATATGATGAGTACTCCAGTTGAAGAGGCACCCTtgcttgagaattttattaaGGGGGATGGTGCATATAGAAATTCAAGGTTTAAGCTCATACCATACATATCTAAG GGTTCATGGATTGTTAAGCAGAGTGTGGGAAAGAAAGCATGCCTCATTGGTCAAGCACTTGAAATAAATTACTTCCAGGGGAAGAACTACTTGGAG CTTGGTATTGACATTGGATCATCAACGGTTGCAAGGGGTGTGGTTAGTCTTGTCCTTGGTTACCTAAACAATCTTGTGATTGAGATGGCATTTTTGATACAG GCAAATACGCCAGAGGAGCTTCCAGAGTATCTTCTTGGGACCTGCCGGCTTAATCATCTTGATGCTTCTAAGGCCATTTTAGTGAAACCATGA
- the LOC126785884 gene encoding protein ENHANCED DISEASE RESISTANCE 2-like isoform X1 produces the protein MRLSEMGTSQNDQTIEGWLYLIRSNRIGLQYSRKRYFVLQGHLLKSFKSLPVSGNEDPVRSAVIDACIRVTDDGCESISRKVFFIFTLYNTSNHNDQLKLGASSPEEAARWIHSFQELALKSGPDLGSNVLECSSSMWKSFRFGGSNRGSRLSSIDWTLCSSSQTDAVTPDVIAPSPWMIFGCQNGLRLFKEAKDRDSHGKWNDHPAIMAVGVVGGTSEALFQTLMSLGPSRSEWDFCFHNGSVVEHLDGHTDIIHKQLYSDWLPWGIKPRDLLLRRYWRREDDGTYVILYHSVIHKKCPSQKGYVRACLKSGGYVISPVNQGKHSVVKHMLAIDWKYWKSYIQTSSSRAMTIKMLGRVAALRELIKAKVGNYSSSEFSSGELRRNFGVHQIEGYGEADALTLTGDGSTNEYISEEVERSPSEHASLVSLNDASDEFFDVPEPPNLDETETDWASGFGSDTYSQDMHHPKLSTAAGFVKRLHGLAVQKRGYVDLQEMVREDGMPGYYGSTLPKYSTCSLACSWTETDPSTFLIRSKSYLEDCKKVKAKGTLMQMVAADWLRSDKREDDLGGRPENIVQKYAAKGGREFFFIVNIQVPGSTTYSLALYYMMSTPVEEAPLLENFIKGDGAYRNSRFKLIPYISKGSWIVKQSVGKKACLIGQALEINYFQGKNYLELGIDIGSSTVARGVVSLVLGYLNNLVIEMAFLIQANTPEELPEYLLGTCRLNHLDASKAILVKP, from the exons ATGAGGCTTTCTGAGATGGGCACGTCCCAAAATGACCAAACAATAGAAGGTTGGCTTTATCTCATTCGTTCCAATCGAATTGGACTGCAGTACTCCCGCAAACGCTACTTTGTTCTGCAGGGGCATCTTCTCAAGAGCTTCAAATCACTCCCTGTTTCTGGCAATGAG GATCCAGTAAGAAGTGCTGTCATAGACGCATGCATCCGAGTGACTGATGATGGATGTGAGAGCATTAGTAGAAAA GTATTCTTCATATTCACACTGTATAATACATCAAATCACAATGATCAACTTAAG TTGGGAGCAAGCAGTCCAGAAGAAGCGGCAAGATGGATTCATTCCTTTCAGGAACTTGCTTTAAAG AGCGGTCCTGATCTTGGGAGTAATGTTTTGGAATGTTCAAGTAGCATGTGGAAGTCCTTTAG ATTCGGTGGCTCTAATAGGGGAAGTCGTCTTAGTTCTATAGATTGGACCCTCTGTTCTTCTTCACAAACTGATGCTGTGACACCCGATGTTATTGCTCCTTCACCTTGGATGATCTTTGGCTGTCAGAATG GTCTACGACTATTTAAAGAAGCAAAAGATAGGGATTCTCATGGGAAG TGGAATGATCATCCTGCCATCATGGCAGTGGGTGTGGTCGGCGGaacttcagaagccttattcCAGACACTTATGTCCCTTGGTCCCTCAAGATCTGA ATGGGACTTCTGTTTCCACAACGGCAGCGTGGTTGAACACCTTGATGGTCACACTGATATCATCCACAAGCAATTATATAGTGATTGGTTGCCATG GGGAATAAAGCCGAGAGATCTATTGTTGCGGCGCTATTGGAGAAGGGAGGATGATGGGACATATG TTATACTCTACCATTCTGTGATTCACAAGAAGTGTCCATCCCAGAAAGGCTACGTCCGTGCCTGCCTTAAAA GTGGCGGATATGTTATATCACCTGTGAACCAAGGGAAACATTCAGTTGTGAAGCACATGCTTGCGATTGATTGGAAGTACTGGAAATCTTATATACAGACTTCTTCATCTCGGGCTATGACCATCAAGATGTTAGGAAGAGTTGCTG CATTACGAGAATTAATCAAAGCAAAAGTGGGAAACTATTCTTCCTCAGAGTTTTCATCTGGAGAGCTAAGGAGAAATTTTGGTGTGCATCAAATTGAAGGGTATGGAGAGGCTGATGCTCTGACACTGACTGGGGATGGGAGTACTAATGAATATATATCAGAAGAAGTGGAAAGATCACCTTCAGAACATGCTAGTCTTGTTAGCTTGAATGACGCGTCTGATGAATTCTTTGATGTGCCTGAGCCTCCAAACCTTGATGAAACAGAAACTGACTGGGCTTCTGGTTTTGGCTCCGACACATATTCACAG GATATGCATCACCCAAAGTTATCAACTGCTGCTGGTTTTGTGAAGCGATTGCATGGCCTTGCGG TTCAGAAGAGGGGCTATGTGGACCTACAAGAGATGGTCAGAGAAGATGGTATGCCAGGCTACTACGGGTCCACACTACCAAAGTATTCAACTTGCTCTTTGGCTTGCAGTTGGACTGAGACAGACCCTTCTACTTTTCTAATCCGCAGCAAAAGTTATCTGGAAGACTGTAAGAAG GTTAAAGCAAAGGGCACTTTGATGCAAATGGTTGCTGCCGATTGGCTAAGATCTGACAAGCGTGAAGATGATCTTGGAGGTCGTCCTGAGAACATTGTGCAG AAATATGCAGCGAAGGGTGGGAGAGAATTCTTCTTCATAGTGAACATTCAG GTTCCAGGTTCCACCACATATAGCTTAGCACTATACTATATGATGAGTACTCCAGTTGAAGAGGCACCCTtgcttgagaattttattaaGGGGGATGGTGCATATAGAAATTCAAGGTTTAAGCTCATACCATACATATCTAAG GGTTCATGGATTGTTAAGCAGAGTGTGGGAAAGAAAGCATGCCTCATTGGTCAAGCACTTGAAATAAATTACTTCCAGGGGAAGAACTACTTGGAG CTTGGTATTGACATTGGATCATCAACGGTTGCAAGGGGTGTGGTTAGTCTTGTCCTTGGTTACCTAAACAATCTTGTGATTGAGATGGCATTTTTGATACAG GCAAATACGCCAGAGGAGCTTCCAGAGTATCTTCTTGGGACCTGCCGGCTTAATCATCTTGATGCTTCTAAGGCCATTTTAGTGAAACCATGA